A stretch of the Chitiniphilus purpureus genome encodes the following:
- a CDS encoding YIP1 family protein, which yields MKLADYSQMFVSFHQGWDELRATHPHARAVFFKLVLPLSLLPALMILYAGMRSGGYYAPALGLSGWAMLAAIFLAAELATVVLMGWVVHRLTARQVDSSSFDHGFLLAAIAAVPMWLSSLTLFVPNLGFNIACAVLGLLAACALVYHGVPTMAGYERRDEVRDLTYLVMWIGAGAWAILSILVLVPMMNG from the coding sequence ATGAAACTGGCTGACTATTCCCAAATGTTCGTTTCGTTCCATCAGGGCTGGGACGAGCTGCGCGCCACGCATCCACATGCGCGCGCGGTGTTCTTCAAGCTGGTGCTGCCGCTGTCGCTGCTGCCGGCGCTGATGATCCTGTACGCCGGCATGCGTTCGGGCGGGTACTATGCCCCGGCGCTGGGTCTGTCCGGCTGGGCGATGCTCGCGGCGATCTTCCTTGCGGCCGAGCTGGCGACCGTGGTACTGATGGGCTGGGTGGTGCACCGGCTGACCGCACGGCAGGTGGACAGCAGCAGCTTCGACCACGGCTTCCTGCTGGCGGCAATCGCCGCCGTGCCGATGTGGCTGTCGTCGCTGACGCTGTTCGTGCCCAACCTTGGCTTCAACATCGCCTGTGCCGTGCTGGGCCTGCTGGCCGCCTGCGCGCTGGTATACCACGGTGTGCCGACCATGGCCGGCTACGAGCGGCGCGATGAGGTGCGTGACCTGACCTACCTCGTGATGTGGATCGGTGCGGGCGCGTGGGCGATCCTCAGCATCCTCGTGCTGGTCCCGATGATGAACGGATGA